The proteins below come from a single Mucilaginibacter mali genomic window:
- a CDS encoding DsbA family oxidoreductase, whose product MKVEIWSDVMCPFCYIGKRRFEQALAQFAHAGEVEVTWKSFQLNPGLVTAPSISIHQYLADAKGWQLDYAKQLNQQVTDMAQAVGLNYQLDNAVVANSFNAHRLSHLATAKGLGDAAEEALFNAYFTQGKNIDDTDTLVALGTSIGLDAEDVRQALNTNAYADEVRRDIDEARQLGISGVPFFVLNDKYAVSGAQAVGVFSGALEKAWEDSSENF is encoded by the coding sequence ATGAAGGTTGAAATATGGTCGGATGTGATGTGCCCCTTTTGCTACATTGGCAAGCGGCGCTTTGAGCAGGCATTGGCGCAATTCGCGCATGCCGGCGAAGTTGAGGTTACCTGGAAAAGCTTCCAGCTAAATCCCGGTTTGGTAACCGCCCCGTCCATCAGCATACACCAATACCTGGCCGATGCCAAAGGCTGGCAACTGGACTACGCCAAACAATTAAACCAGCAGGTTACCGATATGGCCCAGGCTGTAGGTTTAAATTATCAGCTTGATAATGCCGTAGTGGCAAATAGTTTCAACGCGCACCGCCTGTCGCACCTGGCCACGGCCAAAGGGTTAGGTGATGCTGCCGAAGAAGCCTTATTTAACGCTTATTTCACCCAAGGCAAAAATATCGACGATACAGATACTTTGGTAGCCTTAGGTACATCGATAGGTTTGGATGCCGAAGACGTAAGACAGGCTTTAAACACCAACGCTTATGCCGATGAAGTGCGCCGCGATATTGACGAGGCCCGGCAATTAGGCATTAGCGGTGTGCCCTTCTTTGTGCTGAACGATAAATATGCCGTATCAGGTGCACAGGCGGTAGGGGTGTTTTCCGGAGCGTTAGAGAAGGCTTGGGAAGATAGCTCGGAGAATTTCTAA
- the bcp gene encoding thioredoxin-dependent thiol peroxidase, whose protein sequence is MATLQAGDKAPGFTAKDQNGKEVSLSDYKGKTVILYFYPKDNTPGCTAEACDFRDNYQSLLSKGYEVIGVSTDSEKSHKKFENKYSLPFTLIADESKEINEAYGVWGEKSMYGKTFMGTIRKTFIINGDGIITHIIDKVDTKAASQQVLDLI, encoded by the coding sequence ATGGCAACATTACAAGCGGGCGATAAGGCTCCCGGCTTTACCGCCAAAGACCAAAACGGCAAGGAGGTTTCCCTGTCGGATTACAAGGGCAAAACCGTTATCCTGTATTTTTACCCTAAAGATAATACCCCCGGCTGTACTGCCGAAGCCTGCGATTTCAGAGATAACTACCAGTCGCTGCTTTCAAAAGGTTACGAAGTAATTGGCGTTAGTACAGATAGCGAAAAATCGCACAAAAAATTCGAGAACAAGTATAGTTTGCCTTTTACCCTGATAGCAGACGAGAGCAAGGAGATAAATGAAGCATATGGTGTTTGGGGTGAAAAAAGCATGTATGGCAAAACCTTCATGGGCACCATCCGCAAAACATTTATCATCAATGGCGATGGCATCATCACCCATATTATCGATAAGGTGGACACTAAAGCAGCATCGCAGCAAGTACTTGACCTGATATAG
- a CDS encoding transketolase family protein, whose product MKKYTYTDKKDTRSGFGAGLLEAGKRNDKVVALCADLIGSLKMADFIKEFPERFFQTGIAEANMMGIAAGLTIGGKIPFTGTFANFSTGRVYDQIRQSIAYSDKNVKICASHAGLTLGEDGATHQILEDIGLMKMLPGMTVINPCDYNQTKAATIAIAEHEGPVYLRFGRPVVPIFTDADQKFEIGKAWMVNEGADVSIFATGHLVWEAIQAGEQLAEMGIDAEIINIHTIKPLDAEAVLKSVAKTGCVVTAEEHNRLGGLGDSIAQLLAVNNPTPQEYVAVNDSFGESGTPAQLMTKYGLDAKHIVEAVQRVMKRKK is encoded by the coding sequence ATGAAAAAATACACTTACACAGATAAAAAAGATACACGCTCGGGCTTTGGCGCGGGTTTACTGGAAGCCGGCAAACGCAACGATAAAGTAGTTGCCCTTTGCGCCGACTTGATCGGCTCACTTAAAATGGCCGATTTTATTAAAGAATTTCCTGAACGCTTTTTCCAGACCGGTATTGCCGAGGCTAACATGATGGGCATTGCCGCTGGCTTGACCATCGGCGGTAAAATCCCTTTCACCGGTACTTTTGCTAACTTCTCGACAGGCCGTGTTTACGACCAGATCCGCCAGTCGATAGCTTATTCGGACAAGAACGTGAAGATCTGCGCTTCGCACGCGGGTTTAACCCTGGGCGAGGACGGCGCTACCCACCAGATACTGGAAGATATTGGCCTGATGAAGATGTTGCCGGGCATGACGGTTATCAACCCATGCGATTATAACCAAACCAAGGCCGCTACCATTGCCATTGCCGAGCATGAGGGCCCGGTTTACCTGCGTTTTGGCAGGCCAGTGGTGCCAATATTTACCGATGCCGATCAGAAATTTGAAATAGGCAAAGCCTGGATGGTGAACGAGGGTGCCGATGTATCCATCTTCGCTACTGGTCACCTGGTATGGGAAGCCATACAAGCCGGCGAGCAGCTTGCCGAAATGGGTATCGATGCCGAGATCATCAACATCCACACCATTAAACCTTTAGATGCTGAAGCCGTTCTAAAATCGGTAGCTAAAACCGGCTGTGTGGTAACTGCCGAAGAGCATAACCGTTTAGGTGGTTTAGGCGACAGCATCGCGCAGTTATTAGCTGTTAACAACCCTACTCCACAAGAGTATGTGGCCGTTAACGACAGCTTTGGCGAAAGCGGTACACCCGCCCAGCTAATGACCAAATACGGCCTGGACGCCAAGCATATTGTAGAGGCGGTTCAGCGAGTGATGAAGCGTAAGAAGTAA
- a CDS encoding glyoxalase superfamily protein: MQQFIPLFKVKDMRRAIRHYTEVLDFVMTWPDDTPDSPVVDLGHAGEMELQITTHEADRLFGSVVYVWVDDVDALFAKFISRGLHNDKPNSPVHRGPVDQTWGRREFYVTDADGNTLRYCQLIK, from the coding sequence ATGCAACAATTCATCCCGCTTTTTAAAGTTAAGGACATGCGCCGGGCTATCAGGCACTATACTGAAGTACTTGATTTTGTAATGACCTGGCCTGACGATACGCCGGATTCGCCCGTGGTAGACCTTGGTCATGCCGGTGAAATGGAATTACAGATCACTACTCACGAAGCCGATCGCCTTTTCGGTTCGGTGGTTTATGTTTGGGTTGATGATGTGGATGCCCTGTTCGCTAAGTTTATAAGTCGCGGGTTGCATAACGATAAACCCAATTCGCCGGTACACCGCGGTCCGGTGGACCAAACCTGGGGTCGCCGCGAGTTTTATGTTACCGATGCCGACGGGAACACCCTGCGCTATTGCCAGCTGATAAAATAA
- a CDS encoding fumarylacetoacetate hydrolase family protein: MKIIAIGRNYAEHAKELNNPVPTTPVIFMKPDTAILKDNKPFYHPEFSQDVHHEIELVLKICKEGKHIDEKFAASYYDEIGLGIDFTARDIQNRHKEKGLPWELAKGFDGSAPISNFVPKADLGDLYNLNLRLDINGETRQNGSTKDLLFSFESLIVFVSKYITLKKGDLIFTGTPPGVGKVAIGDHLEGYLQGNKMLDFFVK, from the coding sequence ATGAAGATAATCGCCATTGGCCGCAACTATGCCGAGCATGCCAAAGAACTGAACAACCCGGTACCTACTACCCCTGTAATTTTCATGAAGCCGGATACGGCGATACTAAAGGACAACAAACCTTTTTATCACCCCGAGTTTTCACAGGATGTGCACCACGAGATTGAACTGGTGCTAAAGATTTGTAAAGAAGGCAAGCATATCGACGAGAAATTTGCCGCCAGCTATTACGATGAAATAGGCCTGGGTATCGATTTCACCGCGCGCGATATCCAAAACCGCCATAAAGAAAAGGGACTGCCATGGGAACTGGCCAAAGGTTTCGACGGCTCGGCACCCATCAGCAATTTTGTACCAAAGGCCGATCTTGGCGATCTGTACAACTTAAACCTGCGACTGGATATCAACGGCGAAACCCGTCAAAACGGCTCTACTAAAGACCTGCTTTTCTCGTTCGAAAGCCTCATCGTCTTCGTATCCAAATATATCACCCTAAAAAAAGGCGACCTGATTTTTACCGGCACGCCACCGGGTGTAGGCAAAGTTGCCATCGGCGATCACCTGGAAGGTTATTTACAGGGGAACAAAATGCTTGATTTTTTTGTTAAGTAG
- a CDS encoding transketolase: protein MTKNVNELKQIASQVRRDIVRMVHGCQSGHPGGSLGCTDFLVALYFNAMKHDPSFNMDGIGEDLFFLSNGHISPVFYSVLAHAGYFDKAELATFRKLDSRLQGHPTTHEHLPGVRIASGSLGQGLSVAIGAALAKKLNGDDRIVYTLHGDGELQEGQIWEAAMFAPHNKVDNLIATVDVNGQQIDGPTDKILNLLDLAAKWTSFGWEVMTMNGNDMEEVVKTLAEAKSRTGQGKSIVILMHTGMGYGVDFMMGSHKWHGVAPNDEQLAAALAQLEETLGDY, encoded by the coding sequence ATGACTAAAAACGTTAACGAACTAAAACAAATTGCCTCGCAGGTGAGGCGCGATATTGTACGCATGGTACATGGTTGCCAGTCGGGACACCCGGGCGGTTCGCTGGGCTGCACCGATTTTTTGGTAGCCCTTTACTTTAACGCCATGAAGCACGATCCATCTTTTAACATGGATGGCATTGGCGAAGACCTGTTTTTCCTTTCAAACGGACATATTTCACCGGTGTTTTATAGCGTGCTGGCGCATGCCGGTTATTTTGATAAAGCTGAATTGGCAACCTTCCGTAAGCTGGACTCGCGTTTACAGGGCCACCCTACCACGCACGAACATCTGCCGGGCGTACGCATCGCATCAGGTTCGCTGGGTCAGGGCTTATCGGTAGCTATCGGCGCGGCCTTAGCTAAAAAACTGAACGGCGATGACCGCATAGTTTACACCTTACACGGCGATGGCGAATTGCAGGAAGGCCAGATCTGGGAAGCTGCCATGTTCGCGCCGCATAACAAGGTTGATAACCTGATCGCTACGGTTGACGTGAACGGCCAGCAAATTGACGGCCCTACCGATAAAATTTTGAACCTGCTTGACCTTGCCGCTAAATGGACATCATTTGGCTGGGAGGTGATGACCATGAACGGTAACGACATGGAAGAAGTGGTAAAAACATTAGCTGAAGCTAAAAGCCGCACCGGCCAGGGCAAATCTATTGTTATATTAATGCATACCGGCATGGGCTATGGTGTCGACTTTATGATGGGCAGCCATAAATGGCACGGCGTTGCACCAAATGATGAGCAGTTAGCCGCGGCATTAGCGCAATTAGAGGAAACTTTGGGGGATTATTAA
- a CDS encoding serine hydrolase domain-containing protein encodes MKKSFLPLFLLLAFANYSIAQQIKRPDGKTMSVSAINNIVKKLMDTAEVTGLQLGIVNNNTTVFAKGYGYSNIALKKLNNANTCFYAASLAKPLFGYVVMHLVDEGKIDLDRPLYQYLPKPLPEYDNYKDLANDARWKLITARMCLSHTTGLPNWRQFTPHKKLEILFTPGDRYSYSGEGIQLLQLAVETIAGKPLEILARKKVFKPFGMTRTDYLWQPRFESDYAVGHDWNDDTIPKRRSDKAAAAGSMETTVTDYTRFMAAVMQGKGLSAKSAAEMLSPQISIKSKRQLDGPEIQAVNPNESIKLAYGLGWGLFNTPYGKAFFKEGHLDGWGHYVIGFPDKKIALVIMCNSSSSESIFKELVEKLTGVTIPWYWENYIPYRQNIKLPVNVLQQYVGEYDGKLKAIVSVVNGKLKVESPTVHLSKTNLYAVNDHHFFLKIMETDIDFVKDASGKVIKAMLDDEGEKYELKKVK; translated from the coding sequence GTGAAAAAATCATTTCTACCACTATTCCTGCTGCTGGCTTTTGCAAACTACAGCATCGCGCAGCAAATTAAACGGCCCGATGGCAAAACCATGTCGGTTAGCGCCATTAATAACATCGTAAAAAAGCTGATGGATACCGCCGAGGTTACCGGCCTGCAACTGGGTATTGTCAACAACAATACTACTGTATTTGCAAAAGGCTACGGTTACAGTAACATCGCCCTTAAAAAACTGAACAATGCCAATACCTGTTTTTACGCGGCGTCGCTGGCTAAGCCGCTGTTTGGCTATGTAGTAATGCATTTGGTTGACGAGGGCAAGATAGACCTGGACCGGCCGCTGTACCAATACCTGCCCAAGCCCTTGCCCGAATATGATAATTATAAAGACCTGGCCAACGATGCCCGCTGGAAGCTGATCACCGCCCGTATGTGCCTTAGCCATACCACCGGCCTCCCCAACTGGCGCCAGTTTACCCCGCATAAAAAACTGGAAATATTGTTTACCCCAGGTGATAGATACAGCTATTCGGGCGAGGGTATACAATTGCTGCAACTTGCCGTTGAGACCATCGCCGGCAAACCCTTAGAAATTTTGGCCCGCAAAAAAGTGTTTAAACCTTTTGGTATGACCCGGACAGACTACCTATGGCAACCCCGTTTTGAAAGTGATTACGCTGTAGGGCACGACTGGAACGACGACACCATCCCCAAAAGGCGGTCGGACAAAGCGGCGGCGGCCGGATCAATGGAAACCACCGTTACCGATTATACCCGTTTTATGGCCGCGGTGATGCAGGGCAAGGGCTTATCGGCAAAATCGGCGGCAGAAATGCTCTCGCCGCAGATCAGCATCAAATCAAAACGCCAGTTAGATGGCCCCGAAATACAGGCGGTCAACCCCAACGAATCTATAAAGCTGGCTTACGGTTTAGGCTGGGGTTTATTTAATACGCCTTATGGAAAAGCCTTTTTTAAGGAGGGGCATCTCGACGGCTGGGGGCATTATGTTATTGGTTTCCCGGATAAAAAAATAGCGTTGGTCATCATGTGTAACAGCAGCAGCAGTGAAAGTATTTTTAAGGAACTGGTGGAAAAACTGACCGGTGTAACCATCCCCTGGTATTGGGAAAACTATATCCCCTATCGCCAAAATATTAAGCTGCCGGTAAATGTGTTGCAACAATATGTTGGCGAGTACGACGGTAAGCTAAAGGCCATTGTATCGGTGGTTAACGGCAAATTAAAAGTAGAATCGCCAACAGTTCATTTAAGTAAAACCAACCTGTACGCGGTGAATGATCACCACTTTTTTTTAAAAATAATGGAAACGGATATAGATTTTGTGAAGGATGCCAGCGGGAAGGTTATCAAGGCGATGCTGGATGATGAGGGAGAGAAGTATGAGTTGAAGAAGGTGAAGTAG
- a CDS encoding M23 family metallopeptidase, which produces MIKQLLTLVLLLITLTHPQAQDFKSSKEYPKDLFQYPLELAPSTAGSFGELRPNHFHSGLDFKTMQRIGYPVHAALNGYISRLKIQFGGFGQAVYIDHPGGYTTVYGHLDHFTPEILQVIRKAQTEQQKYEVDINLPPFLFPVFKGQVFAWSGNTGASGGPHLHFEIRDTQTQETINAQLFGLTIPDKIPPTIFGVSVYHLNGRPFDENTFRQSYPVKGAAGNYHLLKPQTLELSGDIGFGITTNDMNSTSANKNGVYSIELKVDGKTVYTFAVERFAFDQTHAINSYIDFPYQLKTGGFIQKCFIAPGARITLYPQSINRGIVTFNDNELHDVEYVVKDIAGNTSTVKLKVKSSIPKDRPVFRPQGTLLRYNQHSEFVNDKIKLIAEPYNLYDDLDLQYSSSAKRPGSYSELQHIQNRYTPIHDSLMLWIKPDADLGKYADKAVVVSTSVGAVESEYADGYVKGKMRSFGDYDIKIDSVPPVITPVNIHNGLSMPAAKSIILKISDNMSGVKSWVAKIDGKWVLVEHDYKSKIFIYTFGPEIGSGKHTFEITATDFKNNNSQFTADFYR; this is translated from the coding sequence ATGATCAAACAACTGCTAACACTCGTTCTATTACTTATCACTTTAACTCACCCCCAGGCACAGGACTTCAAAAGTTCCAAAGAATATCCTAAAGATCTGTTCCAATACCCATTAGAATTAGCGCCAAGCACAGCCGGCTCTTTCGGCGAATTGCGGCCTAACCACTTCCATTCAGGCTTGGATTTTAAAACAATGCAGCGTATTGGTTACCCCGTGCATGCCGCGCTTAATGGCTATATTTCCCGTTTAAAGATCCAGTTCGGTGGCTTTGGGCAGGCCGTTTATATTGATCATCCTGGCGGCTATACTACTGTTTACGGCCACCTTGATCACTTTACACCCGAAATATTGCAGGTGATCCGCAAAGCACAGACCGAGCAGCAGAAATATGAGGTGGACATCAACCTGCCGCCTTTCCTTTTCCCGGTTTTTAAAGGACAAGTGTTCGCATGGTCGGGTAATACCGGTGCTTCGGGCGGGCCGCATTTACATTTCGAGATCCGCGATACCCAAACGCAGGAAACCATTAATGCGCAGCTTTTCGGGTTAACCATCCCCGATAAGATACCGCCTACCATTTTCGGCGTGAGCGTTTATCACCTGAACGGTCGCCCTTTTGATGAAAATACCTTCAGGCAAAGTTACCCGGTTAAAGGCGCGGCGGGCAATTATCACCTGCTTAAACCACAAACGCTCGAGCTAAGCGGCGATATTGGCTTCGGCATTACCACTAACGACATGAACAGTACATCGGCCAATAAAAACGGCGTGTACTCTATCGAACTAAAGGTTGATGGTAAAACGGTTTACACCTTTGCGGTCGAGCGTTTCGCGTTTGATCAAACCCATGCCATCAACTCGTATATCGACTTTCCTTATCAATTGAAAACCGGCGGTTTCATCCAAAAATGCTTTATAGCACCCGGCGCGAGGATCACGCTGTACCCGCAATCCATCAACCGGGGCATTGTTACCTTTAACGATAACGAACTGCACGATGTAGAATATGTGGTAAAGGATATCGCGGGCAATACTTCAACTGTAAAGCTAAAGGTGAAATCAAGCATCCCTAAAGATCGCCCTGTTTTCCGTCCGCAGGGAACCCTACTGCGTTATAACCAGCACAGCGAATTTGTTAACGATAAAATAAAGCTAATAGCCGAGCCTTATAATTTGTATGACGATTTGGACCTGCAATACAGTTCATCGGCTAAACGCCCGGGCAGTTACTCGGAGTTGCAGCATATCCAAAACCGCTATACCCCTATCCACGATAGCCTGATGCTATGGATCAAACCCGATGCCGACCTGGGTAAGTATGCCGATAAAGCCGTAGTGGTAAGCACATCAGTTGGGGCTGTAGAAAGCGAATATGCCGATGGTTACGTTAAGGGCAAGATGCGCTCGTTTGGCGATTATGATATCAAGATAGATAGCGTTCCACCGGTGATCACGCCGGTGAATATCCATAATGGGTTAAGCATGCCTGCGGCCAAATCTATCATTTTGAAGATCAGCGATAATATGTCGGGCGTAAAAAGCTGGGTGGCTAAAATTGACGGCAAATGGGTTTTGGTTGAACATGATTATAAAAGCAAGATCTTTATTTATACATTTGGCCCTGAAATAGGTAGCGGCAAACATACGTTTGAAATTACCGCCACCGATTTCAAGAACAACAATTCACAATTTACCGCAGATTTTTACCGATAA
- a CDS encoding polysaccharide lyase, with the protein MNKRLIGVAVLAVTLSTVNIARAQYPTIPPAVQAKADSALNEAKKRSDAAWEKALPIIQRDEKAGKPYVPWANKPSDLPSASIPAFPGAEGGGMYTPGGRGGRVFVVTSLADHGPGTLREACEQGGARIVVFNVSGIIHLTEPLSIRAPYITIEGQSAPGDGICIAGESTWIDTHDVVIRYVRFRRGATDVARRDDALGGNPMGNIIIDHVSASWGLDENMSIYRHVYDRAGAKQEKMATVNVTIQNSIFSEALDTYNHAFGSTIGGHNSTFMRNLWANNIARNPSVGMDEDFGFFNNVVFNWWNRSADGGDNKSLYNFINNYFKPGPITPAGKPISYRILKPEAGRDPANKTHYGKVYVSGNVIEGNDKVTKNNWDGGVQIGEGPDAGRYTDSIRSDKPLPIKNKVTIIPTMDAYSYVLANAGCTLPKRDPVDERIVEDVRTGKIKYATSGIVEHIGAKYVKERLPDSYKQGIISDISQVGGYPEYKGTPYKDSDNDGMPDAYETAHGLNPKDASDSPKLAKNGGGYSNIEVYLNSLVPTKVVTPEVKK; encoded by the coding sequence ATGAATAAGAGACTGATTGGCGTAGCCGTGCTGGCTGTTACACTAAGCACCGTAAATATTGCACGCGCGCAGTATCCAACCATCCCGCCTGCCGTACAGGCCAAGGCCGATTCGGCGCTTAACGAAGCCAAGAAGCGTTCGGACGCGGCATGGGAAAAGGCGTTACCTATCATCCAGCGCGATGAAAAGGCGGGCAAGCCTTATGTACCATGGGCTAATAAGCCGTCTGATCTGCCGTCAGCTTCGATACCTGCATTTCCGGGCGCCGAAGGTGGCGGTATGTATACCCCCGGCGGTCGCGGTGGCCGTGTGTTTGTGGTAACCAGCCTGGCCGATCATGGTCCCGGTACCCTGCGTGAAGCTTGCGAGCAGGGCGGTGCCCGTATTGTGGTGTTCAATGTGTCGGGCATTATCCATTTAACCGAGCCGCTGAGCATTCGCGCGCCTTATATCACTATCGAGGGGCAATCGGCCCCGGGCGATGGTATTTGCATCGCCGGCGAATCTACCTGGATAGATACGCACGATGTGGTGATCCGTTATGTACGCTTCCGCCGTGGCGCTACCGATGTGGCCCGCAGAGACGATGCCCTGGGCGGCAACCCCATGGGTAATATCATTATCGATCACGTTTCGGCCAGTTGGGGTTTGGACGAGAATATGTCCATTTACCGCCACGTGTACGATCGTGCCGGTGCCAAGCAGGAGAAAATGGCAACCGTTAACGTAACCATCCAAAACTCCATCTTCTCTGAAGCTTTGGATACTTATAACCATGCTTTCGGCAGCACCATTGGCGGCCATAACAGCACCTTTATGCGCAATCTTTGGGCCAACAACATCGCCCGTAACCCATCGGTGGGTATGGACGAGGATTTTGGCTTCTTTAATAATGTAGTGTTTAACTGGTGGAACCGCAGTGCCGATGGCGGCGACAACAAATCGCTGTATAACTTCATCAACAATTACTTTAAACCGGGCCCCATCACACCTGCCGGTAAGCCCATCAGCTACCGCATCTTAAAGCCTGAAGCAGGCCGCGACCCGGCTAATAAAACGCATTACGGCAAAGTGTACGTAAGCGGTAATGTTATTGAAGGCAACGACAAGGTAACCAAAAACAATTGGGACGGTGGTGTGCAAATAGGCGAAGGCCCAGATGCGGGTCGTTATACCGACAGCATCCGTTCGGACAAACCGTTGCCGATAAAAAATAAGGTAACCATCATCCCAACCATGGATGCCTACAGCTACGTACTGGCCAACGCCGGTTGTACCCTGCCAAAGCGCGACCCTGTTGACGAACGCATTGTAGAAGATGTGCGTACGGGCAAAATTAAATACGCTACCAGCGGTATTGTTGAGCACATCGGTGCTAAATATGTAAAAGAGCGCCTGCCAGATAGCTATAAGCAAGGCATCATCAGCGATATTAGCCAGGTTGGCGGCTACCCCGAGTATAAAGGTACGCCATATAAAGACAGCGATAACGACGGGATGCCCGATGCTTATGAAACAGCCCACGGACTGAACCCTAAAGACGCGTCCGACTCGCCAAAATTGGCTAAGAATGGCGGCGGCTACAGCAATATCGAAGTATACCTGAACAGCCTGGTGCCAACAAAGGTGGTTACTCCCGAGGTTAAAAAATAA
- a CDS encoding RNA polymerase sigma factor, whose translation MSQQVDDAEILEKFRDEKTRNAAFNLLLKKYQQKIYWHVRRMVIDHDDADDVTQDVFVKVWKSLANFRNDAQLYTWMYRIATNECITFLNKKKQKNNIPLDDVSYELAESLADSTYFNGDRAQQKLQEALLTLPDKQRLVFNMKYYDDMKYEEISDVLGTSVGALKASFHLAVKKIEAHLLGND comes from the coding sequence ATGTCGCAACAGGTAGATGATGCAGAGATATTAGAGAAGTTTCGGGATGAAAAAACCCGGAACGCGGCTTTTAATCTGCTGCTTAAAAAGTATCAGCAAAAAATATACTGGCACGTGCGCCGCATGGTGATAGATCATGACGACGCCGACGATGTTACGCAGGATGTATTTGTAAAGGTGTGGAAAAGCCTGGCAAACTTCAGGAACGACGCGCAGCTTTACACCTGGATGTACCGCATTGCTACTAACGAGTGCATCACCTTCCTGAACAAAAAGAAGCAGAAGAACAATATACCGCTGGATGACGTATCGTACGAACTGGCCGAATCGCTTGCCGATTCTACCTATTTCAATGGCGACCGCGCTCAGCAAAAACTGCAGGAAGCACTGCTCACCCTGCCCGATAAACAGCGCCTGGTATTTAACATGAAGTATTATGATGATATGAAGTATGAAGAAATATCTGACGTTTTAGGCACCAGCGTAGGGGCTTTAAAGGCCTCTTTTCACCTGGCAGTGAAAAAAATTGAAGCGCATTTGCTTGGGAATGATTAA
- a CDS encoding helix-turn-helix domain-containing protein, with the protein MLAGFFNIIILMGALQGFIISTLLFFSKKKQLANKLLAAFIFFIALACLNLSISGQKWASSGQVMPLIMAVVPMVVVMPLGPLLFFYTKASLSPNFKLAKKDRLHFATVIIDLFPYLTAIFFIIGVLSGLLRNNAFDVGLFIDNYNVYSDIPRWLSLSIYLTLTIRYVAAFRKTAAATDTPLQLKWLRQLTIAFIIFQSIWLVYLIPYVIPAYGNKLLNAVNWYPIYVPMSILIYWLGVKGYLMMQAQSPVIKKTAATLPDAESAKVISTLKKAMEQDGLYLNPSLNLNLLAQHTGIAQKTISAVLNQYQGKSFNEFINQYRVDAFKQKVCADELKHLTIAGIAAECGFNSQATFQRIFRQFTGLSPSEFKAQAAGDPQKQYSNPDLSTV; encoded by the coding sequence ATGCTGGCCGGATTTTTCAATATCATTATCCTGATGGGTGCCTTACAGGGCTTCATTATCAGCACGCTGCTATTCTTTTCTAAAAAAAAACAGCTGGCTAACAAATTACTGGCGGCCTTTATCTTCTTCATCGCCCTGGCTTGCCTTAATCTCTCTATCTCGGGTCAAAAATGGGCTTCATCCGGGCAAGTCATGCCGCTGATTATGGCCGTTGTGCCAATGGTTGTGGTGATGCCACTTGGCCCTTTGTTGTTCTTTTATACAAAGGCGTCGCTAAGTCCAAATTTCAAGCTGGCAAAAAAGGACAGGCTTCATTTCGCAACCGTAATTATAGACCTGTTTCCTTATTTAACCGCTATCTTTTTTATTATCGGCGTACTGTCGGGCTTGTTAAGGAACAATGCGTTTGATGTGGGGCTTTTTATTGATAATTATAACGTATATTCAGATATACCACGCTGGTTATCGCTAAGCATTTACCTAACGCTAACTATCCGTTACGTTGCAGCCTTTAGAAAAACCGCGGCGGCAACAGATACGCCACTACAGCTAAAATGGCTTCGGCAACTCACAATAGCCTTTATTATTTTTCAATCCATCTGGCTGGTTTATCTTATCCCGTATGTGATACCGGCTTATGGCAATAAACTGCTTAACGCGGTGAACTGGTACCCTATTTATGTACCCATGTCTATTCTTATTTATTGGCTGGGGGTAAAGGGGTATTTAATGATGCAGGCGCAATCACCGGTTATAAAAAAAACTGCCGCGACATTGCCCGATGCCGAATCGGCTAAAGTCATTTCCACTTTAAAAAAAGCGATGGAGCAAGATGGGCTTTACCTCAATCCCTCGCTTAATCTTAACCTGCTGGCGCAGCATACCGGCATCGCGCAAAAAACCATATCGGCCGTACTTAACCAATACCAGGGCAAAAGCTTTAACGAGTTTATAAACCAATACCGGGTTGATGCCTTTAAGCAAAAGGTTTGTGCCGATGAACTGAAACACCTCACCATTGCCGGCATTGCCGCCGAATGCGGTTTTAACTCGCAGGCTACCTTTCAACGCATCTTCAGGCAGTTTACGGGTTTGTCGCCATCCGAATTTAAGGCGCAGGCGGCCGGTGATCCCCAAAAACAGTACTCAAATCCGGATTTGAGCACTGTTTAA